One genomic segment of Occultella kanbiaonis includes these proteins:
- a CDS encoding sensor histidine kinase, with protein sequence MPPAPSTTPAWRSLAARLSPAAGRSAGDLVADVALFVIALASWGYNGIPGVHPQIEGWWWPVDWVLGAVACVLLWWTRRYPLIVGAIMIIPGAFAITAGFPVLVAVYRMGPLGRRWPALALTGAHIATALPYHAVVPIPGLPWAVWTIMIPLLYLLCLCLGLLRRSRREVIAGLRENADRDREQYEGRLANARRDERERIAREMHDVLAHRMSLLSVHAGALEYRATSPTPPNLAEIRAATGVIRSNAAAAVEDLRELLGLLRSDDALTTAVPQPHLADLEQLITEAAAAGQQVDYVSQARPASIRDGTQRTVYRIVQETLTNARKHAPHAPVTVRIRQTDRAVEVTVTNAVPPGLTGLDLPPAGNGLTGLDERVRIDDGCFEATIEDGTFRVWAQLPLEAR encoded by the coding sequence ATGCCCCCAGCCCCGTCGACGACGCCTGCCTGGCGCAGTCTGGCCGCCCGGCTCTCCCCGGCCGCCGGGCGCAGCGCCGGGGACCTGGTGGCCGACGTCGCGCTGTTCGTGATCGCACTCGCGTCCTGGGGCTACAACGGGATACCCGGGGTGCATCCACAGATCGAAGGCTGGTGGTGGCCGGTCGACTGGGTTCTCGGAGCGGTGGCCTGCGTGCTGCTGTGGTGGACCCGTCGCTACCCACTCATCGTCGGCGCCATCATGATCATCCCCGGCGCATTCGCGATCACGGCCGGCTTCCCGGTGCTCGTCGCGGTCTACCGGATGGGACCGCTCGGGCGGCGTTGGCCCGCACTCGCCCTGACGGGAGCGCACATCGCGACGGCCCTCCCGTATCACGCGGTCGTGCCCATCCCCGGTCTGCCATGGGCGGTGTGGACCATCATGATCCCGCTGCTGTACCTGCTGTGCCTGTGCCTCGGGCTGCTGAGGCGCTCCCGGCGGGAGGTCATCGCCGGGCTGCGCGAGAACGCGGACCGGGACCGGGAGCAGTACGAGGGACGGCTCGCGAACGCCCGCCGGGACGAACGCGAGCGCATTGCGCGGGAGATGCATGACGTCCTCGCCCACCGGATGTCCCTACTGTCCGTGCACGCCGGCGCCCTCGAGTACCGCGCCACGTCCCCGACGCCCCCGAACCTCGCCGAGATCCGGGCCGCGACCGGCGTCATCCGGAGCAACGCCGCGGCCGCGGTGGAGGATCTGCGTGAGCTGCTCGGCCTGCTGCGCAGTGACGACGCGCTGACCACGGCGGTTCCACAGCCCCACCTCGCCGACCTCGAGCAGCTGATCACCGAGGCCGCGGCCGCCGGGCAGCAGGTCGACTACGTCAGCCAGGCTCGCCCGGCATCGATCCGGGACGGCACCCAGCGGACGGTGTATCGCATCGTCCAGGAGACGCTCACCAACGCACGCAAGCATGCGCCGCACGCGCCGGTCACCGTGCGGATCCGACAGACCGACCGTGCCGTCGAGGTGACGGTGACGAACGCGGTACCGCCCGGCCTGACCGGCTTGGACCTGCCGCCGGCCGGCAACGGACTCACCGGCCTCGACGAACGGGTCCGCATCGACGACGGCTGCTTCGAGGCGACCATCGAGGACGGGACCTTCCGCGTGTGGGCGCAACTGCCGCTGGAGGCGCGATGA
- a CDS encoding FtsX-like permease family protein: MNPSQGHVLSRLTRNAIRRNPMTAVVLVLFVALSAALASSAGALVVTVTGASASLMQQARTPHFLQMHAGTVDSERIAAFAAANDLVDTYAVVEMLNVDSSAIRITGAGTDTTLAAGLQDNSFVTQNAQFDLLLDTDGAVIDPAPGTVWLPLFYRELLDLERGQLLTVTGPNGSVDLTVAGFLRDSQMNSSYASSKRLLVAPADLGRLTHAVGQAGAIEHLIQFRLTDVAAVGEFETSYRAAGLEANGPTITWTLFVLVNSLSGGITAAIVILVTVLLVAIALLCVRFTLLTTLDRDYREIGILKAIGVRDRDLRRLYTRRYLVLAAVGAVVGLGGSLALNQVLLADVRLFLGPAGRTVPSLLLGVALSALIVAVVGLAVRRALGRLRTVSPVQAIRTGAPVLGASRRRPPRLLSALGERPGTPVRLGLRDVVRRPALYAVPLVIYALGAFILILPQNLHTTVTAPDFITYLGAGVSDLRVDAQGGTATERIADLDRDLAQDPQVAGHTVLTTASYTALDADGVPATVKIESGDLAAFPLTYSDGAAPTVDTQIALSRLQADALGAAVGDRVSVTPVSAGSAGAAGPLPPLELTVTGIYQDLTNGGRTAKMVAPHTSSDLMWSTLYADFAPGVDVPAAIGGYTEAYPDLEVSSVRDYVDATMGGTIDALRTVAVAALAIGLAVAALITALFMRLLIVRDAFGIGVMRALGFRDGHVQTQYVVRSAAVLAVGVLVGAVGAKVLGGGLAGVFLSGIGLSELRLIADPWLAYAASPVVLLAIVAVATLASTRQGARAGISTTIKDQ, from the coding sequence ATGAACCCCAGCCAGGGGCACGTCCTGAGCCGGCTCACGCGCAACGCCATCCGGCGCAACCCGATGACCGCCGTCGTCCTGGTGCTGTTCGTGGCGCTGTCCGCCGCGCTCGCGAGCTCGGCAGGAGCACTGGTGGTCACCGTGACCGGGGCGAGCGCGTCGCTCATGCAGCAGGCACGCACCCCGCACTTCCTGCAGATGCACGCCGGGACCGTCGACTCCGAGCGGATCGCCGCCTTCGCCGCGGCGAACGACCTGGTGGACACCTACGCCGTCGTGGAGATGCTGAACGTGGACTCCTCCGCGATCCGGATCACCGGAGCCGGCACCGATACCACGCTCGCCGCTGGGCTGCAGGACAACTCGTTCGTGACCCAGAACGCGCAGTTCGACCTGCTGCTGGACACCGACGGCGCCGTCATCGACCCCGCACCCGGCACCGTCTGGCTGCCGTTGTTCTACCGGGAGCTGCTCGACCTCGAGCGGGGGCAGCTGCTCACGGTCACCGGCCCGAACGGCTCCGTGGACCTGACCGTGGCCGGGTTCCTGCGGGACTCCCAGATGAACTCCTCGTACGCCTCGTCCAAGCGGCTGCTCGTCGCGCCCGCCGATCTGGGGCGGCTGACCCACGCCGTGGGTCAGGCGGGCGCCATCGAGCATCTCATCCAGTTCCGGCTCACCGACGTCGCCGCCGTCGGTGAGTTCGAGACCTCCTACCGGGCCGCCGGACTCGAGGCCAACGGGCCCACGATCACCTGGACCCTGTTCGTCCTGGTCAACTCACTCTCCGGCGGTATCACGGCCGCCATCGTCATCCTGGTGACGGTGCTCCTCGTCGCGATCGCCCTGCTCTGCGTCCGGTTCACGCTGCTGACCACCCTCGACCGGGACTACCGGGAGATCGGGATCCTCAAGGCCATCGGCGTCCGTGATCGCGACCTCCGGCGGCTCTACACGCGCCGGTACCTGGTGCTCGCGGCGGTCGGCGCCGTCGTCGGGCTGGGTGGTTCGCTCGCCCTGAACCAGGTCCTCCTCGCGGACGTCCGACTGTTCCTCGGACCCGCGGGGCGGACCGTGCCGTCGCTGCTGCTCGGCGTGGCGCTGAGCGCGCTGATCGTCGCCGTCGTGGGGCTCGCGGTGCGACGCGCGCTTGGCCGCCTACGGACGGTCTCGCCGGTCCAGGCGATCCGGACCGGCGCCCCGGTGCTCGGGGCCTCGCGCCGGCGCCCCCCGCGGCTGCTGTCCGCGCTCGGCGAGCGCCCCGGCACCCCGGTGCGCCTCGGCCTGCGCGACGTGGTGCGGCGCCCCGCCCTCTACGCGGTGCCGCTGGTGATCTACGCCCTGGGCGCGTTCATCCTGATCCTGCCGCAGAACCTGCACACCACCGTGACCGCGCCGGACTTCATCACCTACCTGGGTGCCGGCGTCAGCGACCTGCGGGTCGATGCCCAGGGCGGCACAGCCACCGAACGCATCGCCGACCTCGACCGCGACCTCGCGCAGGATCCGCAGGTGGCCGGCCACACAGTCCTGACGACGGCTTCCTACACGGCCCTCGACGCCGACGGGGTGCCCGCCACCGTGAAGATCGAGTCCGGTGATCTGGCCGCGTTCCCGCTCACGTACTCCGACGGTGCCGCACCGACCGTCGACACCCAGATCGCCCTGTCCCGACTGCAGGCCGATGCCCTCGGTGCGGCGGTGGGGGACCGTGTCTCGGTGACGCCGGTGTCGGCCGGCAGCGCCGGGGCCGCCGGGCCGCTCCCGCCGCTCGAGCTGACCGTGACCGGCATCTACCAGGACCTCACCAATGGGGGGCGCACCGCGAAGATGGTCGCCCCGCACACCAGTTCCGACCTGATGTGGAGCACCCTCTACGCCGACTTCGCCCCGGGGGTGGACGTGCCCGCCGCGATCGGCGGCTACACAGAGGCCTATCCCGACCTCGAGGTGAGTTCCGTGCGCGACTACGTCGACGCCACGATGGGCGGCACGATCGACGCCCTGCGCACCGTGGCCGTCGCGGCGCTCGCGATCGGGCTGGCCGTGGCCGCGCTGATCACGGCGCTGTTCATGAGGCTGCTGATCGTGCGCGACGCCTTCGGGATCGGCGTGATGCGGGCGCTCGGCTTCCGCGACGGCCACGTGCAGACCCAGTACGTGGTCCGGTCCGCGGCGGTGCTCGCGGTGGGAGTGCTCGTCGGTGCGGTTGGCGCGAAGGTGCTCGGCGGCGGCCTCGCCGGAGTGTTCCTCTCGGGCATCGGCCTGTCCGAGTTGCGCCTGATCGCGGACCCCTGGCTCGCCTACGCCGCCTCCCCGGTCGTCCTCCTCGCCATCGTCGCGGTCGCCACGCTGGCGAGCACGCGGCAGGGTGCCCGCGCTGGCATCTCCACCACCATCAAGGACCAGTGA
- a CDS encoding ABC transporter ATP-binding protein has product MITTVPPTGTGTALLSARGLRKSFSHDGQDAEVLRGVDLTVAEGEFVTVMGPSGSGKSTLLHSLSGMDPVDAGTVRLDDVEITALSPDELADHRRRHMGFVFQQPTLLPDLGLLENIVLTSSLDRVGTPADRVARARELMTRAGIWDLRARMPAQVSGGQLQRAGICRALMRRPRIIFGDEPTGALNRDSAEQILDLLTELNRDGTTLLIVTHDVGVAARADRVVFMIDGRIADELTLDDRGPVADPARVDAVIARMRALGI; this is encoded by the coding sequence ATGATCACCACCGTCCCACCGACCGGCACCGGCACGGCGCTGCTGAGCGCCCGCGGCCTCAGGAAGAGCTTCAGCCACGACGGCCAGGACGCCGAGGTGCTCCGCGGCGTCGACCTGACCGTCGCCGAGGGCGAGTTCGTGACCGTGATGGGGCCGTCCGGCTCGGGAAAGTCGACCCTGCTCCACAGCCTCTCCGGGATGGACCCGGTCGACGCCGGGACGGTGCGGCTCGATGACGTCGAAATCACGGCGCTGAGCCCCGACGAGCTCGCCGATCATCGCCGGAGACACATGGGGTTCGTGTTCCAGCAGCCCACCCTGCTGCCGGACCTCGGTCTGCTCGAGAACATCGTGCTGACCAGTTCCCTCGACCGGGTCGGCACCCCCGCGGACCGCGTCGCCCGGGCGAGGGAGCTCATGACCAGGGCTGGGATCTGGGACCTGCGGGCCAGGATGCCGGCCCAGGTCTCCGGTGGTCAGCTGCAGCGGGCCGGGATCTGCCGGGCCCTGATGCGCCGGCCCCGGATCATCTTCGGCGACGAGCCCACCGGGGCGCTCAACCGCGACTCCGCCGAGCAGATCCTTGACCTGCTCACCGAGCTCAACCGCGACGGCACCACCCTGCTGATCGTCACCCATGACGTCGGTGTCGCCGCGCGCGCCGACCGGGTGGTCTTCATGATCGACGGCCGGATCGCCGACGAGCTCACCCTCGACGATCGCGGCCCGGTCGCCGATCCCGCCCGGGTGGACGCGGTCATCGCCCGGATGCGCGCCCTAGGTATCTGA
- a CDS encoding CBM96 family carbohydrate-binding protein has product MTSVATALTMVATSLAAAGTAAADPGFTPEAPESVVDLVRIDHPRLILDDAALTGVQEWIATDDTAAALADDVLGQAEALLAAPVTIYDFPDGRSLLTPVRTILNRTYVLALSYRLTEDTRFLDRAYAELAAAAQFPDWNPESFLSVAEMLHAFAIGYDWLYPALTAQQRGVLETAMVTHGFQPAQAGYDAGASWTTTTSNWSIVCTSGIGIAALALADVEPERAESLLQLGLSHVGPALDEYAPDGGYPEGPTYWDYATRYLVPYLASLGTAVGDDFGISDAPGLSGTVDFSMYMAGPSGRTFNYSDASSTYGGPPAAYWMADRYGQPGYAWWADEGLSTPTNPQALLWYGLSERATPAQTEMPLDRYFSGTETVLSRSAWSTPTALFTGFKAGDNSNNHGDLDMGTFVLDALGTRWADELGADSYSLPGYFSTGPDGERWTYYRKRAEGQNTLVINPGSGPDQSVAVAGRIVAQEDSPAGAFAVAELTEAYADQGVTSWQRGVAMIDDRSRVVVQDELTSTTPVEAWWFMHTSADVEIADDGRSAVLTIEGRQLLARLVDAPAQAQFSVMAAEPLPASPNPDGQAANGQSKLTVHLPGVTDLRLSILLEPLPVGGTGEPVPAVTALADWTVPATGASTLSDLTHDDVTVPGFSADTRTLVLETTDLGVIEAVPSNGTDQVDVQMPDALPGTAVVCVGPAGEVCRTRYEVHLTRPYSGPLTGSIVGTNPTSNAVDDDLGTFWSAQGDGQWLRANLPETTTVDGVRVAWSMGNARVYTYDVQTSLDGEQWSTAWSGASSGTTLELEDISFDPVQAGYVRILAHGNNANTWMSLSELRISTAQGEWPQTEPAAPDPVAIGIGSGALNLHPQMVDSPSLTVTMSDGTAVPLDPTAASLRSSDPEVAEFTSDGAVVARSVGSTLLTALWRSPTGTLVGGRATVAVTDPGTSTLTAARDGYVRDGTYADTSYGTAASMTVKRDPSSNNAGFNRETYLAFDLEPLDGRELVAAELVLTTVVAADRTMLVDVSTAATDWTEADLTWNSRPAVGTAVGQFTAGSETAPVSIDVTGAAVAALGEGGASLGFALRQNAQDSQAFGTSVWSRERGAGGPTLVLHWAEATACTSTVTGSTTGAIALTGSMACIVDADVRGPVTAADGTSVRIEGSTIAGPVTVPAAGSVIVADTTINGPVQLAGDSSSMWVEASTVRGPVTALAPGGTLALLDSEVVGTLACSAESVTILIDTDVRVTQPECGSDT; this is encoded by the coding sequence GTGACGTCGGTCGCGACCGCGTTGACCATGGTCGCGACGTCGCTGGCCGCGGCCGGGACCGCAGCCGCCGATCCCGGCTTCACGCCGGAGGCGCCCGAGAGCGTCGTCGACCTGGTCCGTATCGACCACCCGCGACTGATCCTCGACGACGCCGCCCTGACCGGCGTGCAGGAGTGGATCGCCACGGACGACACCGCCGCGGCGCTGGCCGATGACGTCCTCGGGCAGGCGGAGGCGCTCCTGGCCGCCCCGGTCACGATCTACGACTTCCCGGACGGGCGCAGCCTGCTCACCCCCGTGCGGACCATCCTCAACCGGACCTATGTGCTCGCCCTCTCCTACCGCCTGACCGAGGACACCCGCTTCCTGGACCGGGCCTACGCGGAGCTGGCCGCCGCGGCGCAGTTCCCGGACTGGAACCCGGAGAGTTTCCTGTCCGTGGCCGAGATGCTGCACGCGTTCGCGATCGGGTACGACTGGCTGTACCCGGCCCTGACCGCGCAGCAGCGCGGCGTGCTCGAGACCGCCATGGTCACGCACGGATTCCAGCCGGCCCAGGCCGGCTATGACGCCGGCGCCTCCTGGACCACCACGACGAGCAACTGGTCCATCGTGTGCACCAGCGGCATCGGCATCGCGGCGCTCGCCCTCGCCGACGTCGAACCCGAACGGGCCGAGTCACTGCTGCAGCTCGGGCTCTCGCACGTCGGGCCGGCCCTCGACGAGTACGCCCCGGACGGCGGGTACCCCGAGGGTCCGACGTACTGGGACTACGCCACCCGCTACCTTGTGCCCTACCTGGCGAGCCTCGGCACCGCCGTCGGCGACGACTTCGGCATCTCCGACGCGCCCGGACTGTCCGGAACGGTCGACTTCTCGATGTACATGGCCGGCCCGTCCGGACGCACGTTCAACTACTCCGATGCGTCCTCGACGTACGGCGGCCCGCCCGCCGCCTACTGGATGGCGGACCGGTACGGCCAGCCCGGGTACGCGTGGTGGGCCGACGAAGGGCTGAGCACGCCCACGAACCCCCAGGCGCTGCTCTGGTACGGCCTGTCCGAGCGGGCCACACCGGCGCAGACCGAGATGCCCCTCGACCGGTACTTCAGCGGCACCGAGACCGTCCTGTCGCGCTCGGCGTGGAGCACGCCGACGGCGTTGTTCACCGGGTTCAAGGCCGGCGACAACAGCAACAACCACGGTGATCTGGACATGGGCACGTTCGTCCTCGACGCGCTCGGCACCCGGTGGGCGGACGAGCTCGGCGCCGACTCCTACAGCCTGCCGGGCTACTTCAGCACCGGACCCGACGGCGAGCGCTGGACGTACTACCGCAAGCGCGCGGAGGGCCAGAACACCCTGGTCATCAACCCCGGATCGGGACCGGACCAGTCGGTCGCGGTGGCCGGCCGGATCGTCGCCCAGGAGGACTCGCCCGCCGGCGCGTTCGCCGTCGCGGAGCTCACCGAGGCCTACGCCGACCAGGGCGTGACCTCCTGGCAGCGCGGCGTCGCGATGATCGACGACCGGTCCCGGGTGGTCGTCCAGGACGAGCTGACCTCGACCACCCCGGTCGAGGCGTGGTGGTTCATGCACACCTCGGCCGACGTCGAGATCGCCGACGACGGACGTAGCGCAGTGCTGACCATCGAGGGCCGGCAACTGCTCGCCCGACTGGTCGACGCACCGGCGCAGGCACAGTTCTCGGTGATGGCCGCCGAACCGCTGCCCGCGTCGCCGAACCCGGACGGGCAGGCGGCCAACGGCCAGTCCAAGCTGACCGTGCACCTGCCGGGGGTCACCGACCTGCGCCTGTCCATCCTGCTCGAGCCGCTCCCGGTCGGCGGGACAGGCGAACCGGTGCCGGCCGTGACCGCCCTGGCGGACTGGACGGTGCCCGCCACCGGGGCCTCCACGCTGAGCGACCTCACCCACGACGACGTGACGGTCCCCGGCTTCTCCGCCGACACTCGCACCCTCGTGCTCGAGACGACGGACCTCGGCGTGATCGAGGCGGTCCCGAGCAACGGCACCGACCAGGTCGACGTGCAGATGCCGGACGCGCTGCCCGGAACCGCCGTGGTCTGCGTCGGACCGGCGGGTGAGGTGTGCCGGACGCGGTACGAGGTGCACCTGACCCGGCCGTACAGCGGCCCACTGACCGGGAGCATCGTCGGAACGAACCCGACGTCGAATGCCGTCGACGACGATCTCGGCACGTTCTGGTCGGCGCAGGGAGACGGTCAGTGGCTGCGCGCCAACCTCCCGGAGACGACGACGGTGGACGGCGTCCGGGTCGCCTGGAGCATGGGAAACGCCCGGGTGTACACCTATGACGTGCAGACCTCGCTGGACGGCGAGCAGTGGTCGACTGCTTGGTCGGGTGCCAGCTCGGGGACGACGCTGGAGCTGGAGGACATCAGTTTCGATCCGGTCCAGGCCGGCTACGTGCGGATCCTCGCCCACGGCAACAACGCCAACACGTGGATGAGCCTGTCCGAGCTCCGGATCAGCACGGCACAGGGCGAGTGGCCACAGACCGAACCCGCCGCACCCGACCCGGTCGCGATCGGGATCGGCTCGGGTGCGCTGAACCTGCACCCGCAGATGGTGGACAGCCCGTCGCTCACCGTCACGATGAGTGACGGAACCGCAGTCCCACTGGATCCGACCGCGGCGTCCCTGCGGTCCTCCGACCCCGAGGTCGCCGAGTTCACGAGCGACGGCGCGGTGGTGGCCCGGTCCGTCGGATCGACGCTCCTGACCGCGCTCTGGCGCTCACCGACAGGGACCCTGGTGGGCGGACGCGCCACGGTGGCCGTGACCGATCCCGGCACCAGCACCCTGACCGCCGCCCGCGACGGGTACGTGCGGGACGGCACCTACGCCGACACCTCCTACGGCACGGCCGCCTCGATGACTGTCAAACGGGACCCGAGCAGCAACAACGCCGGCTTCAACAGAGAGACGTACCTCGCGTTCGACCTCGAACCGCTCGACGGTCGGGAACTGGTCGCCGCCGAACTGGTCCTGACCACCGTGGTGGCCGCCGACCGGACCATGCTGGTCGACGTGAGCACGGCCGCCACGGACTGGACCGAGGCGGACCTGACCTGGAACTCACGCCCCGCCGTCGGCACGGCGGTCGGACAGTTCACGGCCGGCAGCGAGACGGCACCGGTGAGCATCGACGTCACCGGCGCCGCGGTCGCGGCACTCGGCGAGGGTGGGGCGAGCCTCGGCTTCGCGCTGCGGCAGAACGCTCAGGACTCGCAGGCCTTCGGCACGTCCGTCTGGTCCCGTGAGCGCGGCGCGGGCGGCCCCACGCTCGTCCTGCACTGGGCCGAGGCGACGGCGTGCACGTCCACGGTGACCGGATCGACCACCGGCGCGATCGCCCTGACGGGGTCGATGGCCTGCATCGTCGATGCCGACGTGCGCGGGCCGGTGACCGCGGCGGACGGCACGTCCGTCCGGATCGAGGGGTCCACGATCGCCGGTCCGGTCACGGTGCCCGCCGCGGGCTCCGTGATCGTGGCGGACACGACGATCAACGGTCCGGTGCAACTGGCCGGGGACTCCTCCTCGATGTGGGTGGAGGCCAGCACGGTTCGAGGGCCGGTCACCGCCCTGGCGCCCGGCGGCACGCTGGCCCTGCTCGACTCCGAGGTGGTGGGCACCCTGGCGTGCTCGGCGGAGTCGGTCACGATCCTCATCGACACCGACGTCCGGGTGACGCAGCCGGAGTGCGGCTCAGATACCTAG
- a CDS encoding prephenate dehydratase yields MSKGRIAYQGEPGANSDIVCKQHYPDWEAVACASFEDVFAAVEHGDADLALIPIDNSLAGRVADIHHFLPTSGLHIIAEHFLRIRFNLMGIPGASLDTIRTVHSHVHALGQCRNVIRALNLTPVISGDTAGAAREVAEAADPTMAAISPPLAAEIYGLEILATDVEDEDHNTTRFVVLSPELVRTPAGNGPVVTSFIFNVRNLPAALYKALGGFATNGVNMTKLESYMVGGEFAATQFLAEVDGHPDELGLRRALEELEFFTTEVKILGVYPADEYRQHQPRR; encoded by the coding sequence GTGAGCAAGGGACGTATCGCGTATCAGGGCGAGCCGGGCGCCAACTCGGACATCGTCTGCAAGCAGCACTATCCGGACTGGGAGGCCGTGGCGTGCGCCTCCTTCGAGGACGTGTTCGCGGCCGTCGAGCACGGCGACGCCGATCTCGCGCTGATCCCGATCGACAACTCGCTCGCCGGACGGGTCGCGGACATCCACCACTTCCTGCCCACGTCCGGGCTGCACATCATCGCCGAGCACTTCCTGCGGATCCGGTTCAACCTGATGGGGATCCCAGGGGCGTCCCTTGACACGATCCGGACCGTGCACAGCCACGTGCACGCCCTCGGGCAGTGCCGCAACGTGATCCGCGCGCTGAACCTGACCCCGGTGATCTCCGGTGACACCGCCGGCGCCGCACGGGAGGTGGCCGAGGCCGCCGATCCCACCATGGCCGCCATCTCACCGCCGCTTGCGGCCGAGATCTACGGGCTGGAGATCCTCGCCACGGACGTGGAGGACGAGGATCACAACACCACCCGGTTCGTGGTGCTGTCCCCGGAACTGGTCCGGACGCCGGCGGGGAACGGGCCGGTCGTGACGAGTTTCATCTTCAACGTGCGCAACCTCCCGGCCGCCCTCTACAAGGCGCTCGGCGGGTTCGCAACGAACGGCGTCAACATGACGAAGCTGGAGAGCTACATGGTGGGCGGGGAGTTCGCCGCCACCCAGTTCCTCGCGGAGGTCGACGGCCACCCCGACGAGCTCGGGCTGCGGCGTGCGCTTGAGGAACTGGAGTTCTTCACCACCGAGGTGAAGATCCTCGGCGTCTACCCCGCGGACGAGTACCGCCAGCACCAGCCCAGGAGGTGA
- a CDS encoding ABC transporter ATP-binding protein, with product MTSTPDAPGVPALELRGLRREFGEKVAVDDVDLAVPAGSFFGMVGPNGAGKTTALSMAVGLLRPSAGHALVQGVDVWADPVEAKRRLGVLPDGLALPERLTGGELLTYWGRFRGMPRDVVAARAQELLRILELGEAEQLGTLVGEYSTGMRKKIGLATALLHTPRVLVLDEPYEAVDPVSARVLTRILRRFTATGGSVIISSHVMALVEQLCDRVAIVANGAIAAEGTLEQVRAGSTLEDRFVELVGAPDAGEEELAWIGG from the coding sequence ATGACTTCGACACCTGATGCGCCGGGCGTGCCGGCGCTGGAACTGCGCGGCCTGCGACGGGAGTTCGGCGAGAAGGTCGCCGTGGACGACGTCGACCTGGCGGTACCGGCCGGATCCTTCTTCGGGATGGTGGGGCCGAACGGGGCCGGTAAGACCACCGCCCTGTCGATGGCGGTCGGATTGTTACGCCCGTCCGCAGGGCATGCCCTGGTCCAGGGCGTGGACGTCTGGGCCGACCCGGTGGAGGCGAAGCGCCGGCTGGGCGTGCTGCCCGACGGTCTCGCGCTTCCGGAGCGGCTCACCGGCGGTGAGCTGCTCACCTACTGGGGGCGGTTCCGGGGGATGCCACGCGACGTCGTTGCCGCCCGGGCGCAGGAACTGCTGCGTATCCTCGAACTCGGCGAGGCCGAGCAGCTCGGCACACTGGTGGGGGAGTACTCCACCGGGATGCGCAAGAAGATCGGTCTGGCCACGGCGCTGCTGCACACCCCGAGGGTGCTCGTGCTGGATGAACCGTACGAGGCCGTGGATCCCGTCAGCGCCCGGGTGCTGACCCGGATCCTGCGGCGGTTCACCGCCACCGGGGGGTCGGTGATCATCTCCAGCCACGTGATGGCGCTGGTCGAGCAACTCTGTGATCGCGTGGCGATCGTGGCGAACGGCGCGATCGCCGCCGAGGGCACCCTTGAGCAGGTGCGCGCCGGCTCGACCCTCGAGGACCGGTTCGTCGAGCTGGTCGGCGCACCCGACGCCGGCGAGGAGGAGTTGGCATGGATCGGGGGCTGA
- a CDS encoding response regulator, translating to MTIRVLLVDDDPLVVTGLRLMLGGSPSIDVVGEAADGDELTGAVARYRPDVVLLDVRMPRLDGVRALRDLRAKDPDPPAVIMLTTFHTDSVVLDALRSGATGFLLKHTAPEQIVTAIHAAAAGDATISPAVLGQLVRQASSRKDPEPAPDPLSSLTGREREVALAVSEGLSNGDIAERLHLSVGSVKSHISSALARLELDNRVQLAIAAHEARRRDAVRDGPDRAGPTN from the coding sequence ATGACGATCCGGGTACTGCTCGTCGATGACGACCCGCTCGTGGTCACCGGACTGCGGCTGATGCTGGGTGGCAGCCCGTCGATCGACGTCGTGGGCGAGGCCGCGGACGGCGACGAACTCACCGGGGCCGTCGCGCGGTACCGCCCCGACGTGGTTCTTCTGGACGTGCGCATGCCGAGACTGGATGGGGTGCGGGCGCTGCGGGACCTACGGGCCAAGGATCCCGATCCGCCCGCCGTCATCATGCTGACCACCTTCCACACCGACTCGGTGGTCCTGGACGCGCTCCGTTCGGGGGCCACAGGGTTCCTGCTCAAACACACGGCCCCGGAGCAGATCGTGACGGCCATCCACGCCGCGGCCGCGGGGGACGCCACGATCTCACCGGCGGTGCTCGGTCAGCTGGTTCGGCAGGCGAGCAGCCGGAAGGACCCGGAACCCGCTCCCGACCCGTTGAGCAGCCTCACCGGCCGGGAACGCGAGGTGGCCCTCGCAGTCTCCGAGGGCTTGTCGAACGGCGACATCGCCGAGCGGCTCCACCTCTCGGTCGGCAGCGTGAAGTCGCACATCTCGAGCGCGCTGGCGAGGCTGGAGCTGGACAACCGGGTGCAGTTGGCGATCGCCGCCCACGAGGCGCGCCGGCGCGACGCGGTCCGTGACGGGCCCGACCGAGCCGGACCCACGAACTGA